Within the Indicator indicator isolate 239-I01 unplaced genomic scaffold, UM_Iind_1.1 iindUn_scaffold_901, whole genome shotgun sequence genome, the region CTTCATTTCAGTTGCTCATTAGTTCTCTATTACCTGGGCAACAGCATTATTTGGCTGCTAATAATCAACTCCATGCACTGATGTGATGTTACAACTGAATATTAACAGGAAACTTTCTGGGTGGTGCTACTTGAGATTTAAAAGGACTTCTACTCTGTTCTTTGTTATTTACTCAAGGGTAATTGAAGGCTTTCCCTGGGTTGCTGCCTGTAGGAAGGGTAATTAAAGActttcctgggctgctgcactgcaggcaAGGCAAATAAAGGCtttccctgggctgctgcctgtaggcaaaaaaaaaaaaaaaaaaaaaaaaaaagggggggggaggggaaactCCTTAATAATAATAGTGAGACCCTAAACTGCTGTTCCCTAGCTGGGACAAAACATGGAAGTGGTGGAGACCCTGGCAGACCTAACCACATTTGCCAGGGGATATGGATAGCCCCAAGAAAATGAATTCAAACCACAACCAACAAGTTTGCAGTACTAGAGCAAAAGCACAAAGCCTGTGGCAGAGTAACTGTGGAGAGCACAGAGGGTTTTGAACTCCTCCCCTGCTGAGCAAATGTTGGGAACTGTGGCATTGTAATGCTAATGTGGTTGCAAGGAATCAGCGGCAGGAGCTCCAGGCCCTTTTCTAGCAagtccagaagcagcagagcaacTCTTTCCCTGCTTAAGCAGAAGTGTGAGATAACAGGGCCTGTCTGTAGGTGGTCTCTCCAGGTCTGTGGGACAACAGAGAAGGTGGTGCAGCAGGACCTCTCTTACAGGGGCATGAGGAAAGCCAAAGAACATTcacccccccctgccccttcccttccctttgccAATCCCACTGGGTGCACTGGCTTTCTGGCTTCTGGGGATTGGGGATTTCCTCTCATTCATTCCCAAcctaaaggaagaaaagaccCCCCCAGAAGATTGACTTTCTCATGCAATGATTGGTATGGCCAGAGCACACCTAGAGAAGAAATCGAGGTGTGGCAGATGTGCCTTCCTTTTCTTGCTAGCCCTATCTTTGATGGCATTCTCTTGTCACCTCTCTCCAGAAAGGCTGGCCACATGCACCTGCAAATTAGTCTCACAGAAATATACtaatgtggtttgtttttttgtttgttttttttttctctttttctggctTGCAGGCGAGGATATGCACAGCAAGAGGTAAGGCTCTTCCCCAGGTACCTTTCAGGTGTGGATTCCATCCACACACTTGCCCCACAGACCCTGCCTGATGAAGCTCTTCACTACCCAAGGTGGTTTAGAGGTCAGGAATATCAAGGGGTTCAAAAGCCTCATGAGGCATCCATTCACAGAGAGCTTATAATCATCCTGGCACAAACACAGCCCCCAAGCTAGGAGGCTGCTGcttggcactgctctgctgagacctcactggGAACACTGCCTGCAACACAAGGAAGacctggaactgttggagcaggtccagaggaggccaccaagatgatcagagggctggagaaactcCTCcttggggaaagaggaaaagagaaggctctggggagtccttagagcagccttccagtacctgaagggggctacaagaaagctgggcagggacttttgacaaggactgggagtgccaggatgagggagctttGAGTGCcagggctttgagctgggagaggggagattgagactggagatgagaaagaagttttttagagtgagggtggtgagacactggaacatgctgcccaagggaggttgtggctgcccccttcctggaggtgttcaaggccgggctggatgaggccttgagcaagctgagctggtgggaggtgtccctgcccatggcagggggttgggcatGATGGGTATGGcatgatctttaagctcccttccaacccaaaccattctgtggcaTTATCCTGTTGGTCCTCCCCATGCAGACTCCCAGGGTCCTTTCCCTCATGTCAGCTTTTCCCAGGAATGCTGCATCCTTTGGAGttgcagaaaaaaatcactctcAGTGGTCCTGCAAATTAAAGTGTCTTGGTGGTGGTGAGGTGCTCAGCTAAAAGCCACAGGAGGATAGAAAGACTACAGAGAATTAAAGCACTGGTGTGGCACTGGGAGCTTGATAAGGAATCAGATCTGTGCTGCAGATTCCCATTTGCTTTTGGCTATTTGCTGGACCCTGCACTTCAGTCCCAACAATCCCCTGGAtgttccaggcttggggcagagtggctggaaagctgtcctgcagaaaagggcctgggggtactgggtggcagcagctggagttgagccagcagtgcccaggtgggcaagaagggcagcagcagcctggcctggagcagcaatggtgtgggcagcaggagcagggcagggcttgtgccctgtgctgggcactggggaggccacagcttgagtgctggcttcagctctgggccctgagtgccagaaggacactgagggctggagcaggtgcagagaagggcaagagagctggggaagggtctggagaagagggctggggaaggagaagcagctgagggagctggggggggttggggtggagaagaggaggctgagggagacctcattgctctctacagctgagaggagattggagccaggtgggagtcagCCTTTTCTCTCgagcatcaggtgatagaatgagaggacatggcctgaaattgtgccaggggagggttaggttggagattaggaagaatttctttgcttcaggaGTGGCCAGgaattggaagaggctgcccagggaggtggtagagtccccatccctggaggtgttcaaggactgtgtggccatggcacttggggatgtggtttaatggctatggtggtgttgggttgaaggttggactcggggatcttggagatcttttccaaccacaacaactccatgattctctgatcaagTTTTTGAGTAGCTGAGCCACAGCCTTTGTTGCAGATTCCCATTTGCTTTCAACCTGTTAGGTTTTTTTGTCTGCTATTGTCTTCATGCTGTCACCATCTGATACCATGCAAGAGTTCTCCTGGGTTCTGACAGGTGATTGAATTGCTTCATTATTTAATAATTCAATTATTTACTCACctttaaataatttaatcaGCTCATAAGCTGAGAGTTTGCTTTTACATTAGGAAAAAGACAGAGTGCAGTGTGATTTTACTTCTCAGTGAGTGTGGTGGTATCCAGGTAGCTGCCATCACCTGACAGAAAGGCTCCAAAGGACCTTTGGGTTTAGGACTTCCTCCAAACCTCAACTCATCATCTTGCCCTAgtggccaagaaaaccaaaggcatcctggggtggattaggaGGAGTGGGGTGAATAGGTCAAAAGagattctcttccccctctactctgccctgctgaggccacatctggaatactgtgtccagttctgggcctctcagttcaagaaggacctcagggaagtgcttgagagagtccatcccagagccacagagctgctgcaggcagtggaagatctcctgtgaggccaggctgagggagctgagggcttggagcagaggactCTCAGGGCTGCCCttattgctggggataaagatgtgcagggctggagccaggccaaggccaggccaaggggcactgggggcaagctggagcagagaaggtgccaggggaacagaagggaaaactttgtccctgtgagggtgctggagcaggctgcccagagaggttgtggagtctcctgctctggagcctttccagcccccctggatgtgttctgtgtgtgctgccctgggtgatgctgctctggctgggggcttggactgggtgaactttggaggtcccttccaagccctaatgTTGAGTGATTATCACAAATGACCTGCACTTGAGTTGTTGCTGCCTCATTAACCACTTTCCAATTTTCTTTTGCAGCAACAGCAGTTGCTGAGACCTTCTCTTCTCAGACCAGAGGTacagctctctctgctttcttatTAGTTTATAACTTTTTAATGGCTTCCACATCATCTCCTAACCAAAGCCTGTGTGTTGCTAGGTCTTattccctccctccaccccaaAAAAACTCCTTTAGGAAAGTCCTGACATTGTTACTCCATTCAGGTTTTGTGTGATTAAATATCTATTTCCATCTTGAAAACTTACCCTTGAGCACCTTTGACTTGCTCCCATGGACTTTAAGTTTCCCTGGTTTCATGTCCACATTCTAGGACAGAATAATTCCCCCCCTGTCCAACCATAATCCGTGCTTGCCAATGTCACTGATAATTGATCATTATCCAGGGcccagcaatgtgctcctgtggccatgaggccagtggtatcctggggtgcattgagtgtggccaacaggtcaagaCAGGTTCTCCTTccgccctggtgagaccacatctggattACTGGGTCCCATTCTGGGCtcaccagttcaagagggacagggatctactagagagtgtccaacagaggctacaaggatgctgaagggagtggaacatctgtctgatgagacccctggggctgtttagtctggagaagagcagattgagaggagatcttatgaaatgtttctaaatatctgaatgTTGGGTGGCAAGAAAAAGGTTCTAGTTTCTTTtaagtggtgtcctgtgataggacaaggggcagtagatacaaactggaacccaggaagttccacctcaacatgaggaaaaactttcctgtgaaggtgctggagccctggagcaggctgcctgagaggttgtggagtctgcttctctggagactttcaaaacccgcctggatgagttcctgtgtaacctgcctagagtgatccttctttggcagggggcttgcacgtgatgatctttagaggtcccttccaacccctgcaattctatgattgttgtGCCTTGAGATGAACTGAACAGCCTCACACCAGACTACATGTGTGAGCAGAGCTTAAggacctctgctacgaggacaggctgagggagctgggggtgttcagcctggagatgagaaggctccagggagaccttagagcagcctgccagtacctggaggggctacaagaaggatggaaagagactgtttgcagaggcctgcagggagaggaccaggcacaatggcttcaaagtagagcagagcagattgagattggatgttaggaacaagttctttgctatgaggttggtggaacactgcaacagttgcccaaaggaggtggttgaggcctcatccctggagatatttgaggtgaggcttgatgagacCCTGgacaagctgatctagttggggatgtccctgctggctgcagggaggtcagactggatgagctttggaggtcccttctggcctggaccattttatgattctacagttctgtgactcAGCAGTGCTTTTGTAGCATACAGAGCAGTATTGAGCTCagtccagtgctgctgctgattgCTGGTGGTTGAGGAAACAGTAAACAAAGAGACCTGGCAGACTCTGTAGGTAAAACAGCCCCAAGCTCTTCAGTACAGCTCTCTACTGTGAGaggcacaagcagcagcagagtatTTGCTGTGACTGGCTGAGAGGCTTGTAGGGGACGAGGCAGGTGGTGTCCCACACcacagtggtgctgagggactggttagaagggcttgtggtgatggaatgaggggcaatggtttgaaactagggtagatttaggttgcacatcaggaggaagttcttcagagtggtgaaatactggaacaggctgcccagagatgtggtggaggccccatccctgaagatattcaagaccggactggagatgtccctgggcagcctgctctggctggagatgtccctgctgcttgcaggggagttgggcaagatgaccttggagggtcctttccaacccgaTGCAAATTGTGACTCTCTGACTGCATTGAGCTGACAACAGCCACTCACAGGGAATACAGCAGGGAAAGGATCATTTAAAGCTCCTGCTGGCTTCTCATTGTGGTTCTTGACAGCTGTTGATGTTCCTCAAGTTATTATTTCCGATTTTGGGTGTTTGCACTCCTAGAGCCTGTTCTTTACACCTTCTTCATCAGTTGTTGCTGTGTATAACTGCATTCACCCAGGGTTTCTCTTTTGACAGGAGCTAAGCATGGAGTCTGGGATTGATCCAGGGCAGGAATACTATGGGCAAGATTACTACAGTTATGAGCATGGGTACagtctccttttccctctcttaaTTTGGAAAAATGCTGATGTTTGCAGCTTGGTGAGGTTTGTTCTCACAGCATCTGATCTGGGGACTTTTCTTCACCTCAGGCTGACTTCAGCCCTCATGTGCACAAAGGATTCTTTGTAAAAGTTGCCTAATTCCCTCTTTCTTCATCAACGTAATTGTTCCCCTGGCAGAGTGCACACCCCAGCTACCATGCTGCTGTTGTATTCACTTTGGGATTTGCATCTCTCTGATGGTCTGGTAATTAAtttccatcacctcctccccttttGTGGCTCAGCAGCCTGAGTTCAGTGGCTGATActtgctgctcccagctcccagccagtgTTTGCCCTTTTACATTTATTGAGAAGAAGATGCCCCTGCCTTGTTCTGCTGATGCCTGCCTGACTGGGAGCTTCTCAGGTTACAGCTCTTCTTACAAGCTCACAGACATTCTCCATAACTGATCCCAGGGAACCTGCTCTTTCattctctccagaggagaggaacctcatgaaggtcagacagggcaagtgtagggtcttacacctggggaggaacagcccCCTGCAACAGGACAGATGAAGGGggacctgctggaaggcagctccacagagaaggacttcGGAGTGCTGGGAGACAAATtcaccacgagccagcaatgtgtccttgtggccaagaaagccactgATGtgctggggtgcatgaagaagctgtgggcagcagggcaagggaggttctccccagTCACTTCTCCACCCAGGTCAGGGCCACTTTGGAGTAccgggtccagttctgggatctcccctcttccagagagacagggaactgctggagagagtccagtggagcaTCTTATTGAGAggggaagactgagagacccAGGGcagtttaacctggagaagagcagcttgagaggggatctgatcagtgctgatcaacaGCTAACAGgcaggggtcaagaggatggggccagaatcgtttcagtggtgcccagagactaCATGAGGGCAAATCAAcccaaactagaacccaggaggttccatctgaagatgaggagaaacttctttgctgtgagggtgctggaggcctggagcaggctgcccagagaggtgatggagtctccttctctggagagattccaaaccctcctggccattgtaatcctgggcaagctgctcagGGTGACTCTGATTTAGCAGCGGGagtggactgggtgatccccagaggttccttccaaggcCCAGCAGGCTGAGATTCTGTGAGAATGTTGTCCTTTGGAGAAGGGGCAGTGTGTGTTTGTGGCTGTGTGTGGAGGCAGGCTGGTGCAGGTTCTGAAGATGTGATGGTGTTTCTGTGCCAGGTACGAGCTGCCTCAGTACGGGAGCCGCCGAAGGCTGCTGTCCCCTTCAGGGATGTACGACGAGTATGGGGAAGTCGTGGTGGAGAATGATGGTGGCTACTACTACAGCCCTCATGGACCAGCAGCAGATGAGGTAAGTGTCTCTGGTGGGGGTGCTTCAGCCTTTGCAACAAGGTGAGAGGCCATTAAAACTTTGCCCAATGTCTTTTTGTAATTGATTAGAAGATTGTGTTCCTCACAGACCAAAGAGCATCTTCCAGGTCTCATCACGGTTTGTCCTTCTGGTGCCCAGCAAAGTCTGTGTCAGCACCTCTTTCCCTTTGAGCAGGGAAAAGGAAGTGCAAAGTTGCTTTTAATACCCACATCTCTCTTTCcgcccccctgccccccccaaTGTAGATTTCTAGCTCAAAGACAAACCCCCCCAGTCTGAGGTAATCACATTTTATGTTGTTCACCAGATGGGGTGCTGCTAATATTCAGCCTCTCCCTGGTGACTTCCCACTGAGAAGAGTACTCACCTGAACTCAGCTCTCTTCAGTTTCACAGCTGAGTGGAAAGAAACCTGCAaatgtcagcagcagccagaagaaaGTTGACTTCAAGGTTccctttgtggtttttgtttttcctcaatACTAGACACTAAATCCATCACATGGGTTTTAATTAAAtggggttggacttaatgatctctggaggtcccttctaacccctaacatcctgtgaccctaaGAGGGAACATTTCTCAGCATGATCTTCCAGCACTACAGCAATCTTCCTCCTAATAAGGAGGTGAGAAAAGCAACTGTTTCCCTGTTGCACCAGAGTAAGGGAAttgtgctcttgcagcctgaCCTAGAAGTAAAGCATTCCTCCTgactttgatttaaaaaaaaaaaaaaaatctgttctaaaTCAGGAaagttccttctgctgctgggaaaaCGTTGCATTTATTCCTGCTGACTTCCGGAGGGTCCGAGTTTGCACACTAACAACCTTGCAGCTCATAATCCAGTTTCCATTTTCATAATTTGCAGGGCATGATGCCAGGCAGAGGTCCTCCAAGCAGAGACATAAGCCAGATGGCAGGGCCACAAGTAGAAGGTAGACCTTTAGATGGTGGGATGGACCTAAGGCTTGGTCCTGGAAGAGCATACAGGACCAGCCAGggcaagaggaggctgagaggagccaTGCACTTAAGTCGTGTGGCAGTCAGTGCTCACAAGCCCATGGGAAGATCTGAGTCTGCTCGTTCCCGGTGGAAGAAGGCCAAGATCTTCCCCCTGATCCTGCAGAAGgtgaaaggagggaggaaggagtcCAGCTACGCCAAGCTGATGTCAGCTGGCaaagcagaggaggacaagAGCATGATGATCAGGGGCAGTTACTTCCAGAAGTCCACGGATGCCAGGCCCTCCATGCGAAAGCTCAACCACGTCTTGAAACGCATCAGCGTCTCCAGGAAGTTCCAGGAGCCCTTgagcaaaggagaaggagaggatgaGTCCAAGTCAGGGGTTTCAATAAGCATCACGGCGGAGAGCGAGCACGAGGACAGCGatcaggagaggaagaggagaagataCACTTCGGAGGAGTCATCCAGCTCCGAGTCAGAAGACAAAGACTACTTGAAAGTAACTCTGGACCAAGATGAAGCCACTGAAAGTACTGTGGACTCGGATGAAGACTTTGGAGAGTCGGACGAGGAATCTGGATCCAGCTCTAGCAGCGAGTCGGGGGAGGACTCATCTGAAGAGGACGATGATGAGGAAGACTCTAGCAGTGACGAGGATGGTAGCCTGTCGGTGAGCTCATCTACCCAAAGCTCCTACAGCAAGTCAGGGACCAGTGAgtccagcagcagaagaagcactgaaaggtccAGCACAAAAAGCAGGCCAGGCAGCAGCCGTGGCAGGGCCAGGAGATCCAGCCAGAAATCGAGCGTGAGCTCTACTgcgtcaggtagtgacagggaCACGAGCTACAGGAAAACTTCAGGATCCAGCTACAAGAGcaaaacctcctctgccagcctggagaTAGAAGACACGATAGAAGAAGTGTcagaagaagatgaagatgaagaagatGTGGAGCAAGAGATGGCAGATAACTCCAACAAGGCAGGCGCTCAAAAGTCTAGCAAAGCAAAAACTGCTGTTCCTGAAGGCaagggaggaaaagcagctccTCATGGGGAGGGTAGcctggatgaaggcacagaagagGCTGACACAGGTACTAGTAACAGGGAGGAAAGTGTGAGCAAGAATGAATCTTCCTGCCTGGAAAGTGAAACCAGTGCTACTTCCAAAGGGAGCAAAAGCAGGAGCACTTCTGGCCAAACTGCCACATCCCCTGACACTGAGAAGCAAAATTCTGACACCACTgtgaaaagcaagaaagcaagaaacaagAGCTCCCAGGAAACCAGTCAGTCCCAGTCAGAGGAGAGCCTGGACACCACTGTTAGGGAGTCAGAGACTACTGGTGACTCCACATCCTTTTGACACCAGGAGGTGGATGGTTTGCAGTAAGGAGTGGTCTTGTTTGCTGTGCCTTCTGCGTGGTCTTTCCTAACTCAATACTCACTTCAGGGGCAGCCAGAAGGAAAACATCAGAGCTCACTGTGTCAGAGTCTGAACCTTGTATGGGATTAGGACTGTAAATAACCAAATTCTGAGAGGCCCCTCAGGTGGTGGGTCTAGAAAGATGGATTTTCACTGAGTGAGGCCAGGAAGGAGTCCATTTGCTCTGTTCATGTCAAGTGTGGATTCTTAGAGGGAATTCTTGTTGCATTATGCACTTGGCCTTAGGTGTGAGGGGGAGGTTGGCAGACCTGATGGCACAAACCTGCTAAGGGCCCTGTCTTCATGTCTGTCACAAAGtggaaaggcaggaaggaaaagggacaaaacagGGAATTCAGTGAAGAACAGGAATGAGGATGagcatgatcagagggctggagcacctctcctgtgaggatagactgaaaaagttggggctattcagtctggagaagagaaggctctgaggtgaccttcttgtggttttccagtatctgaaggggctacaagaaagctggggagggactttttaggatatcaggtagtgacaggactggggggaatggaaaaaaaatagaaatgggtagattcagattggatgttaggaagaagttcttccctgtgagggtagcacaggctgcccagggaggtggtggaagcctcatccctgaagtttttgcagccaggctggatgtggctgtgagcaacctgctggagtgtgaggtgtccctgcccatggcaggggggttggaactggctgatccttggggtcccttccaaccctgacaattctatgattctatgaaaagactTAGAAGCCATACAGGATTTATGGTCTC harbors:
- the LOC128980515 gene encoding serine-rich adhesin for platelets-like, yielding MSMFMKDPGLGKPHQLALCTFLFPSLAHLRRQAECAKTARMQMALPAGKPSSTAANNLYEELGDSTMRGYAQQEQQQLLRPSLLRPEELSMESGIDPGQEYYGQDYYSYEHGYELPQYGSRRRLLSPSGMYDEYGEVVVENDGGYYYSPHGPAADEGMMPGRGPPSRDISQMAGPQVEGRPLDGGMDLRLGPGRAYRTSQGKRRLRGAMHLSRVAVSAHKPMGRSESARSRWKKAKIFPLILQKVKGGRKESSYAKLMSAGKAEEDKSMMIRGSYFQKSTDARPSMRKLNHVLKRISVSRKFQEPLSKGEGEDESKSGVSISITAESEHEDSDQERKRRRYTSEESSSSESEDKDYLKVTLDQDEATESTVDSDEDFGESDEESGSSSSSESGEDSSEEDDDEEDSSSDEDGSLSVSSSTQSSYSKSGTSESSSRRSTERSSTKSRPGSSRGRARRSSQKSSVSSTASGSDRDTSYRKTSGSSYKSKTSSASLEIEDTIEEVSEEDEDEEDVEQEMADNSNKAGAQKSSKAKTAVPEGKGGKAAPHGEGSLDEGTEEADTGTSNREESVSKNESSCLESETSATSKGSKSRSTSGQTATSPDTEKQNSDTTWARKKRIKLIVDPEYETGSTGEDSAPDSSQRNRLSNPSSQANVNGNLYIAQNGSVVRTRRSCLANNLKVTSPVRLGKQFRKLDKLAVTQEESVPLSTLSRGPAAGDKMNTRPCGVSFASSAAGAEGSVAKAGGSRIKSTEEQESLVDGEDSKEPLESHSEHTQSDEEELWMGPWNNLHIPMTKL